The Xanthomonas indica sequence CGTCTGTTGAAGGAGCGCCTGATCTTCCTGGTCGGCCCGATCGACGACCACATGGCCAACGTGATCGTGGCCCAGCTGCTGTTCCTGGAAGCGGACAATCCGGAAAAGGACATCAGCATCTACATCAATTCGCCGGGCGGCGTGGTCACTGCCGGCATGGCGATCTACGACACCATGCAGTACATCAAGCCGGACGTGAGCACCATCTGCGTCGGCCAGGCCGCCTCGATGGGCGCGCTGCTGCTGGCGTCGGGCGCGGCCGGCAAGCGTTATGCGCTGCCGAACTCGCGGGTGATGATCCACCAGCCGCTGGGCGGCTTCCAGGGCCAGGCCACCGACATCGACATCCACGCCCGCGAGATCCTGACCCTGCGCGCGCGGCTGAACGAAATCCTGGCCAAGCACACCGGCCAGTCGCTGGAAACCATCGCCCGCGACACCGAGCGCGACAACTTCAAGAGCGCCGTCGACGCGCAGGCCTACGGCCTCGTCGACCAGGTGCTGGAGCGTCGCCCGGACGAGTCCATCCAGCCGGCATAAGGCTTGCATGTACTGCAAAACGCAGCGTATTCCGCAGGGCCGGGGTCGGGCTAGCGTCCTCCCGGCCCTGTGCTATTCTCGAAATCGAACCCCCGTTCATCGGGTGGGGTAACTGGGTAAGCGAAGCAATGAGCGAAGACCGGCAAGGCCGTTCCGGCGACAGCAACAAGATCCTGTACTGCTCGTTCTGCGGCAAGAGTCAACACGAGGTCCGTAAGCTGATCGCCGGGCCCAGCGTGTTCATCTGCGACGAATGCGTCGAGTTGTGCAACGACATCATCCGCGAGGAGCTTGAGGAGAAGGCGCAGTCGGCACGCAGCAGCCTGCCCAAGCCGCGCGAGATCCTCGAGGTGCTCGATCAGTACGTGATCGGCCAGCAGCGCGCCAAGCGCACGCTCGCCGTGGCCGTGTACAACCACTACAAGCGCATCGAGAGCCGACAGAAGAACGACGAGGTCGAACTGGCCAAGTCCAACATCCTGCTGGTCGGTCCGACCGGTTCGGGCAAGACGCTGCTGGCCGAGACGCTGGCGCGCCTGCTCAACGTGCCGTTCACCATCGCCGATGCGACCACGCTGACCGAAGCCGGCT is a genomic window containing:
- the clpP gene encoding ATP-dependent Clp endopeptidase proteolytic subunit ClpP; amino-acid sequence: MDNVTKALNLVPMVVEQTSRGERAYDIYSRLLKERLIFLVGPIDDHMANVIVAQLLFLEADNPEKDISIYINSPGGVVTAGMAIYDTMQYIKPDVSTICVGQAASMGALLLASGAAGKRYALPNSRVMIHQPLGGFQGQATDIDIHAREILTLRARLNEILAKHTGQSLETIARDTERDNFKSAVDAQAYGLVDQVLERRPDESIQPA